A portion of the bacterium genome contains these proteins:
- a CDS encoding folylpolyglutamate synthase/dihydrofolate synthase family protein produces MTYQHATEYLMSFLDLEKAPGQKYHDDAYNLDGFRQLLSQVGNPQNSFKSVLVAGTKGKGSTAAFIESGLRAQGLKVGLYTSPHLISFCERIRINGRNILERDFAQRLDCLKPFLEKQKFNTASPAGGRSTVFEILTAMAFLYFQEMGIEWAVLEVGVGGRLDCTNVVNPRVSVITNISHDHTEILGESLKEIALEKAGIIRQDGLIVTAPQGAEALKVIMGRCRDLNARLFQVGKDVIFKITEQDPEHLSIDLGGTFGKLTGLELGLSGDFQAENAAAAFAALRALQFRNQQVGDAAIRKGFKEVYWPGRMQTVSRHPLMIVDGAHNDYSAYRLKKAVETLYPDKNRILVLGISANKDIGGIVSNLVPQSRVLVITKARHSRAASPESIKKEAKKFAVPVIETESLGQALARARELATAQDLVLVTGSLFLAGEALELLGKKI; encoded by the coding sequence ATGACCTACCAGCACGCCACAGAATATCTGATGTCCTTCCTGGACCTGGAAAAGGCTCCGGGGCAGAAATATCATGACGATGCCTACAATCTGGACGGGTTCCGCCAGCTTTTGAGCCAGGTGGGCAACCCCCAGAATTCCTTCAAGTCCGTCCTGGTGGCCGGGACCAAGGGGAAGGGCTCCACCGCGGCCTTCATCGAGAGCGGCTTGAGGGCCCAGGGCCTTAAGGTCGGGCTCTACACTTCGCCCCACCTGATAAGTTTCTGCGAACGGATCAGGATCAACGGCCGGAACATCCTGGAGCGGGACTTTGCCCAAAGGCTGGACTGCCTGAAGCCGTTTTTGGAAAAGCAGAAATTCAACACCGCCTCCCCGGCCGGGGGAAGGTCCACGGTGTTCGAGATCCTGACCGCCATGGCCTTTTTGTATTTCCAGGAAATGGGGATCGAATGGGCGGTGCTGGAAGTGGGGGTGGGCGGGCGCCTGGACTGCACCAACGTGGTCAACCCCAGGGTCTCGGTCATCACCAACATCAGCCACGACCACACCGAGATCCTGGGGGAAAGCCTGAAGGAGATCGCCTTAGAAAAGGCCGGGATCATAAGGCAGGACGGCCTGATCGTCACCGCCCCCCAGGGGGCCGAAGCGCTGAAGGTGATAATGGGCCGGTGCCGGGACCTTAACGCCCGGTTGTTCCAGGTGGGCAAGGATGTGATCTTTAAAATAACGGAGCAGGATCCGGAGCATTTAAGCATTGACCTGGGCGGCACCTTCGGCAAGCTGACCGGCCTGGAGCTGGGGCTGTCCGGGGATTTTCAGGCCGAGAACGCCGCCGCCGCCTTCGCCGCCTTAAGGGCTTTGCAGTTCCGCAACCAGCAGGTGGGGGATGCCGCCATCCGCAAGGGTTTTAAGGAAGTGTACTGGCCGGGCCGGATGCAGACGGTTTCCAGGCACCCCCTGATGATAGTGGACGGGGCCCATAACGATTATTCGGCCTACCGGCTGAAAAAAGCGGTGGAGACGCTGTATCCCGATAAAAACAGGATACTGGTGCTGGGGATATCGGCCAACAAGGATATCGGGGGCATAGTCTCAAACCTGGTCCCCCAAAGCCGGGTGCTTGTCATCACCAAGGCCAGGCATTCCCGGGCGGCCTCGCCTGAATCCATCAAGAAAGAGGCCAAGAAATTCGCGGTGCCGGTGATAGAGACCGAATCCCTGGGCCAGGCGCTGGCCCGGGCCCGGGAACTGGCCACGGCCCAGGACCTGGTGCTGGTGACCGGATCCCTGTTTTTGGCGGGGGAAGCATTGGAACTATTGGGCAAAAAAATATAA
- the greA gene encoding transcription elongation factor GreA: MSRVVVTKEGLVKIKAELEHLVKVERPTISAALAQARALGDLSENAEYHSAKDKQGLIESRIRKLQEDLVQADVIDESQLAQGVAVFGRSIKVKDLSDNSLETYTLVGPHEADFDSGKISVESPIGRGLLGKKKGDTAEIKVPSGIIKYKIMSIT; the protein is encoded by the coding sequence ATGAGCAGAGTGGTGGTAACCAAGGAGGGACTGGTCAAGATCAAGGCCGAGCTGGAACATCTGGTCAAGGTGGAGCGGCCGACAATATCGGCCGCCCTGGCCCAGGCCCGGGCCTTGGGCGACCTTTCGGAGAACGCCGAGTACCATTCGGCCAAGGACAAGCAGGGCCTGATCGAATCACGGATCCGGAAATTGCAGGAGGACCTGGTCCAGGCCGACGTGATAGACGAAAGCCAGCTGGCCCAGGGGGTGGCGGTGTTCGGCCGGTCGATCAAGGTCAAGGACCTTTCCGACAACAGCCTGGAGACCTATACCTTGGTGGGGCCGCATGAGGCCGATTTTGACTCGGGCAAGATCTCGGTGGAAAGCCCCATCGGGCGGGGGCTGCTGGGCAAGAAGAAGGGCGACACTGCGGAGATCAAGGTTCCTTCCGGCATCATCAAATACAAGATCATGTCAATCACGTAG
- the purE gene encoding 5-(carboxyamino)imidazole ribonucleotide mutase — protein sequence MPNPQVAVLMGSDSDLPVMEKAVEALKEFGITPQVRILSAHRVPEKVAEFTKSARSSGFECIIAGAGLAAHLAGAVAANTTLPVIGVPLKSGALAGVDALYATVQMPSGIPVATVAIDGARNAGILAAQILSVKYPEIARKLEEMREKMRLEVEKKSQDAEAKYNK from the coding sequence ATGCCGAACCCCCAAGTAGCGGTCTTAATGGGTTCCGACAGCGACCTGCCGGTTATGGAAAAGGCCGTCGAGGCCCTGAAGGAATTCGGAATAACCCCCCAGGTCAGGATCCTCTCGGCCCACCGGGTCCCGGAGAAAGTGGCCGAGTTCACCAAGAGCGCCCGCAGCAGCGGTTTTGAATGCATCATCGCCGGGGCCGGGCTGGCGGCCCACCTGGCCGGGGCGGTGGCGGCCAACACCACCCTGCCGGTGATAGGCGTGCCGCTGAAGAGCGGGGCCCTGGCCGGGGTGGACGCGTTGTATGCCACGGTCCAGATGCCGTCGGGCATCCCGGTGGCCACGGTGGCCATCGACGGGGCCCGGAACGCCGGCATCCTGGCGGCCCAGATCCTGTCCGTCAAATATCCCGAGATCGCCAGGAAGCTGGAGGAGATGCGGGAGAAGATGCGGCTGGAGGTGGAGAAGAAATCCCAGGACGCGGAAGCAAAATACAACAAATAA
- a CDS encoding phosphoribosylaminoimidazolesuccinocarboxamide synthase, translating to MKTITQTNFPDLKKVSQGKVRDIYDLGEHLLIVATDRISAFDVVLPNAIPHKGYVLTQISKFWFEKMSGIMPNHLISVDVADFPAACHKYQEELSGRSMLVKKAKPLPVECIVRGYLTGSGLKDYQKTGKVCGIELPKGLVESSRLESPIFTPSTKAEIGAHDENISFDRMSEILGGEKAEKVKRLSLSIYTAARKAGEEKGIIIADTKFEMGDFNGDLILIDEVLTPDSSRFWPLAGYQAGKSQPSFDKQFVRDYLSTLDWNKQDPGPELPKEVVEKTSQKYLEALKILTGQSI from the coding sequence ATGAAAACCATCACCCAAACCAACTTCCCCGACCTCAAGAAGGTCTCCCAGGGCAAGGTGCGCGACATCTACGATCTGGGCGAACACCTGCTGATAGTGGCCACCGACCGGATCTCGGCCTTCGACGTGGTCCTGCCCAATGCCATTCCCCACAAAGGCTATGTGCTAACCCAGATCTCCAAATTCTGGTTCGAAAAAATGTCGGGTATCATGCCCAACCATCTGATAAGTGTCGACGTGGCGGATTTCCCTGCCGCCTGTCACAAGTACCAGGAGGAACTTTCGGGCCGCTCGATGCTGGTCAAGAAGGCCAAGCCCCTGCCGGTGGAGTGCATCGTCCGCGGGTATCTTACCGGCTCGGGGCTGAAGGACTACCAGAAGACCGGGAAGGTCTGCGGGATAGAGCTCCCCAAAGGCCTGGTGGAATCCAGCCGGCTGGAAAGCCCCATCTTCACGCCCTCCACCAAGGCCGAGATCGGGGCGCATGACGAGAACATCAGCTTCGATAGGATGTCGGAAATACTTGGCGGGGAGAAGGCGGAGAAGGTCAAGCGATTGTCGCTTTCGATCTACACCGCGGCCCGGAAGGCCGGGGAAGAAAAGGGCATCATCATAGCCGACACCAAGTTCGAGATGGGTGATTTCAACGGAGACCTGATCCTGATAGACGAGGTGCTGACCCCGGATTCCTCGCGCTTCTGGCCCCTGGCCGGATACCAGGCCGGTAAGAGCCAGCCCAGCTTTGACAAGCAGTTCGTCCGGGACTACCTGAGCACATTGGACTGGAACAAGCAGGATCCCGGCCCGGAACTTCCCAAAGAGGTGGTGGAGAAGACCAGCCAGAAATATTTGGAAGCCCTGAAAATACTTACCGGTCAAAGCATTTAA